From one Bacteroidia bacterium genomic stretch:
- a CDS encoding GIY-YIG nuclease family protein — MNLLSVYILKCNDNSYYTGVTNDIERRLFEHENGINTSCYTFSRRPLKLVWLSESMDATQAIELEKQIKGWRKSKKEALITGNWDELIKLAAIRKGNIK; from the coding sequence ATGAACTTACTAAGTGTTTATATACTTAAATGTAATGACAATTCATATTACACTGGTGTAACAAATGACATTGAAAGAAGACTATTCGAACACGAAAATGGAATAAATACTTCCTGTTATACTTTTTCACGAAGACCGCTAAAATTAGTTTGGCTTTCAGAATCCATGGATGCAACTCAAGCTATAGAACTAGAAAAACAAATAAAAGGTTGGAGAAAATCTAAAAAAGAAGCTTTAATAACTGGAAATTGGGATGAGTTAATAAAATTAGCTGCTATAAGAAAAGGTAATATTAAGTAG
- a CDS encoding DEAD/DEAH box helicase produces MKFEKYNFAPEIKQNLEKLGFRKPTDIQYKAIPPILKGEDVLAIAQTGTGKTAAFAIPVIEILQGRRVVRHEHGIRCVVMVPTHELALQVSEVFEQLGKGTNLQVLGLIGGVDIDPQIEMLKRGVDVLVATPGRMFDLEHRKHIYFDDVEILILDEADHMLELGFINEMHHLITKIPRTRQTLFFSATINERIKDLAYSLVQKAVRIQISPKDPVSKNITHSVEFVEMDDKRFFLERIVKENPDSKILVFVRTKVRAERVCKALERVGISSQTIHGDKNQNQRSSAMNQFKEGINKILIATDVSARGVDIPNVEYVINYDLPEEVENYVHRVGRTGRADKKGLAISFCSKEERKILKEIESFLTQPITVRNINPEEYVETIDLSAASNHDWQALIAEDDAFQNKKKKKPGKKS; encoded by the coding sequence ATGAAATTCGAAAAATATAATTTTGCTCCCGAAATAAAGCAGAATCTCGAGAAATTAGGATTTAGAAAGCCTACAGATATTCAATATAAAGCAATTCCACCAATTTTAAAAGGTGAAGATGTTTTAGCTATTGCACAAACAGGAACAGGAAAGACTGCTGCTTTTGCAATTCCTGTAATTGAAATTTTACAGGGAAGAAGAGTTGTTCGACATGAACATGGAATTCGTTGTGTAGTTATGGTTCCAACCCACGAGCTAGCTTTGCAGGTTTCAGAAGTTTTTGAGCAATTAGGAAAGGGAACAAACTTGCAGGTTTTAGGGTTAATTGGTGGTGTAGATATAGATCCTCAGATTGAAATGTTAAAAAGGGGAGTAGATGTTCTTGTTGCAACACCAGGCAGAATGTTTGACCTTGAGCATAGAAAACATATTTATTTTGATGATGTTGAAATTCTTATTTTAGATGAAGCTGACCACATGCTGGAGCTTGGTTTTATTAACGAAATGCATCATCTCATAACAAAGATCCCAAGAACCAGACAAACACTTTTTTTCTCTGCAACAATTAATGAAAGAATTAAAGATTTAGCATATTCACTTGTTCAAAAAGCAGTTCGTATACAGATATCACCTAAAGATCCGGTTTCTAAAAATATTACACATTCGGTTGAATTTGTTGAGATGGATGATAAACGATTCTTTTTAGAACGTATTGTTAAGGAAAATCCGGATAGTAAAATTCTGGTATTTGTAAGAACTAAAGTTCGTGCTGAAAGAGTATGTAAAGCACTCGAAAGAGTCGGTATTTCCAGTCAGACAATACATGGTGATAAGAACCAGAATCAACGATCTTCTGCGATGAATCAGTTTAAAGAAGGAATAAATAAAATTTTAATAGCAACTGATGTAAGTGCACGTGGTGTTGATATTCCAAATGTGGAATATGTTATTAATTACGATTTGCCTGAAGAAGTAGAAAATTATGTGCACCGTGTTGGACGAACTGGTAGAGCTGATAAAAAAGGTTTGGCAATTTCTTTTTGTAGTAAAGAAGAAAGAAAAATATTAAAAGAAATTGAGAGTTTCTTAACTCAGCCAATTACTGTTAGAAATATAAATCCTGAGGAATACGTTGAGACTATTGATTTATCTGCAGCCAGCAATCACGATTGGCAAGCTTTAATTGCCGAGGATGATGCATTTCAGAACAAAAAGAAGAAAAAGCCAGGAAAGAAATCTTGA
- a CDS encoding tRNA threonylcarbamoyladenosine dehydratase: MNNWLERTELLVGSDGIQKLKNAHVLVAGLGGVGGYAAEMICRAGVGTISIIDSDKFMPSNRNRQLGALVSTNGMPKSEVMKTRLLDINPNVKIIAYCDYLKEDEIKEILLKEKYDFIIDAIDTLTPKFFVIYHSVMNNLKFVSSMGAGGKLDPTQIKITDVSKSYECKLAYKIRKKLHAHNIKTGFNVVFSAEIVPKSVIIAEETGPNKKSTIGTISYIPAIFGCYCASEAIKEILA, translated from the coding sequence ATGAATAATTGGCTTGAACGTACAGAATTACTTGTAGGAAGTGATGGCATCCAAAAACTTAAAAATGCACATGTATTAGTTGCAGGCTTAGGCGGAGTCGGTGGCTATGCAGCAGAAATGATTTGCAGAGCCGGAGTAGGAACTATTTCAATTATTGATAGTGATAAGTTTATGCCATCAAATAGAAATAGGCAATTAGGAGCACTTGTTAGCACTAATGGAATGCCTAAATCAGAAGTAATGAAAACCAGATTACTTGATATTAATCCTAATGTTAAAATAATTGCCTATTGCGATTACTTAAAAGAAGATGAAATAAAAGAAATTTTGCTAAAAGAAAAATACGATTTTATTATTGATGCAATAGATACACTGACTCCAAAGTTTTTTGTAATTTATCACTCAGTAATGAATAATTTAAAATTTGTAAGTTCAATGGGAGCTGGCGGAAAACTCGATCCTACACAAATAAAAATTACAGATGTTTCAAAATCTTACGAATGCAAATTAGCATATAAAATAAGAAAAAAACTTCATGCACATAATATAAAAACAGGTTTTAATGTAGTTTTCTCCGCTGAAATTGTTCCGAAATCAGTAATTATTGCTGAAGAAACAGGACCTAATAAAAAATCAACAATAGGTACAATTTCTTATATACCCGCTATTTTTGGTTGCTATTGTGCTTCTGAAGCCATTAAAGAAATTTTAGCTTAA
- the panB gene encoding 3-methyl-2-oxobutanoate hydroxymethyltransferase, whose product MSVHKNTRKVTTHVLAEMKLKGEKISMLTAYDFSMAKILDEAGIDVILVGDSASNVMAGYDTTLPITLNEMIYFASAVVRGTKRALVVVDMPFGTYQGNSKEALNSAIRIMKETGASAVKLEGGEVVKESIQRILSAGIPVMGHLGLTPQSINKFGTFVVRAREEEEAKALIADAHILDKIGCFSIVLEKIPAALAAKVSKEVHVPIIGIGAGHEVDGQVLVLHDMLGITNEFSPRFLRRYHNLFEEIKSSVTHYIQDVKNVEFPNDKEQY is encoded by the coding sequence ATGTCAGTTCATAAAAATACCAGAAAAGTCACTACGCACGTACTGGCTGAAATGAAGCTTAAAGGTGAGAAAATATCTATGCTTACGGCTTATGATTTTTCGATGGCTAAAATTTTAGATGAAGCAGGTATTGATGTTATTTTGGTTGGCGATTCTGCTTCAAATGTAATGGCTGGTTATGATACTACACTTCCAATTACATTAAATGAAATGATATATTTTGCATCAGCAGTAGTTAGGGGAACAAAGCGTGCTTTAGTTGTTGTTGACATGCCATTTGGAACTTATCAGGGAAATTCAAAAGAGGCCTTGAATTCTGCCATTAGAATTATGAAAGAAACAGGTGCTTCTGCTGTCAAACTTGAAGGTGGTGAGGTTGTAAAAGAATCTATACAAAGAATTTTGTCAGCTGGAATTCCTGTAATGGGTCATTTGGGTTTAACTCCTCAAAGTATAAATAAATTCGGGACTTTTGTTGTAAGAGCCAGAGAAGAGGAGGAGGCAAAAGCATTAATTGCTGATGCACATATTTTAGATAAAATCGGCTGTTTTTCAATTGTACTCGAGAAAATTCCTGCAGCATTAGCTGCTAAAGTTTCTAAGGAGGTTCATGTACCTATTATTGGTATTGGTGCCGGACATGAAGTTGATGGTCAGGTACTCGTTTTGCACGATATGCTAGGAATTACAAATGAGTTTTCTCCTCGTTTCTTAAGAAGATACCATAACTTATTTGAAGAAATAAAATCTTCTGTAACACATTACATACAAGATGTTAAAAATGTTGAGTTCCCAAATGATAAGGAACAATATTAG
- a CDS encoding DUF4249 family protein produces MSKFTKIKLLVLLSTTIFLIQCKKDFDVNDDWKDIPVVYGLLNSTDSVHYIRLSKAFLGDQDAYVMAQISDSLYYQNATVKIEERINGNLTNTYNCVKIDTIREDGIFAHNNVVYRTTGHLSTNSNALFKLVINANDNEISSETALIQDFTVFPINNPVSMSATTNKLNIVWNTPPMGRLFEPVVRFYYYDITATDTTKKYLDITLGAKTSNTKEGNESMSTELVGSNFLYTVANIMPDNPQLIKRVVAKGSIEVRISVGSDDMYTYIQVTQPSSGIVSEKPAYSNISNGLGLFSSRYLKIAPATKPSLSSKTLDSLAGGIYTGPNGKNLKFIGNSATTSIWTSFP; encoded by the coding sequence ATGTCGAAATTTACAAAAATAAAGCTATTAGTCTTATTATCAACTACTATATTTCTAATTCAGTGTAAGAAAGATTTTGATGTAAATGATGACTGGAAAGATATTCCTGTTGTTTACGGACTACTAAATTCTACTGATAGTGTACACTATATCAGACTTTCAAAAGCATTTCTAGGCGATCAGGATGCTTATGTGATGGCACAGATTAGCGATTCATTATACTACCAAAATGCTACGGTGAAAATTGAAGAAAGAATAAATGGAAATTTAACAAATACCTATAATTGTGTTAAAATTGACACAATTCGTGAAGATGGTATTTTTGCACATAATAATGTTGTTTACAGAACTACCGGACATTTATCCACTAATTCTAATGCATTATTTAAACTTGTAATAAATGCTAATGACAACGAAATATCATCAGAGACTGCCTTAATTCAGGATTTCACTGTCTTTCCAATTAACAATCCTGTGTCAATGTCAGCTACTACAAATAAACTTAACATAGTTTGGAATACTCCACCTATGGGAAGATTATTTGAACCTGTAGTTAGATTTTATTATTACGATATTACCGCTACTGATACTACAAAAAAATATTTAGATATCACACTCGGAGCAAAGACCTCAAATACAAAAGAAGGGAACGAATCGATGAGTACTGAATTAGTTGGAAGTAATTTTTTATATACAGTAGCTAACATAATGCCTGATAATCCACAATTAATTAAAAGGGTTGTTGCAAAAGGGAGTATTGAAGTAAGAATCTCTGTTGGCTCTGATGACATGTACACATATATTCAGGTAACCCAACCATCATCCGGAATTGTAAGCGAGAAACCTGCATATTCAAATATCAGCAATGGATTAGGTCTTTTCTCATCAAGATATTTAAAAATTGCACCTGCAACCAAACCATCCTTAAGCTCAAAAACTTTAGATTCATTAGCTGGAGGTATTTATACCGGACCAAACGGTAAAAATCTAAAATTTATAGGTAACAGTGCAACAACAAGTATCTGGACCAGCTTCCCTTAA
- the dnaK gene encoding molecular chaperone DnaK, with amino-acid sequence MGKIIGIDLGTTNSCVSVMEGNEPVVIANSEGKRTTPSIVAFLDNGERKVGDPAKRQAVTNPTKTVASIKRFMGTKFDESTKDISHVTYSVVKGDNNSPKVKIDNRNYSPQEISAIVLQKMKKTAEDYLGQEVTEAVITVPAYFNDSQRQATKEAGEIAGLTVKRIINEPTAAALAYGLDKRGKDIKIAVYDLGGGTFDISILEMGDGVFEVKSTNGDTHLGGDDFDQTVIDWLADEFKKDEGIDLRRDPMALQRLKEAAEKAKIELSSSTQTEINLPYIMPVDGVPKHLVKTLTRAKFEQLIDKLVQATIEPCKKAVADAGISVKEIDEIILVGGSTRVPIIQKVVEDFFGKTPSKGVNPDEVVAIGAAIQGGVLSGEVTDVLLLDVTPLSLGIETMGGVTTRLIESNTTIPTRKAETFTTAADNQSSVEIHILQGERSMARDNKTIGRFHLDGIPPAMRGTPQIEVTFDIDANGILNVSAKDKATGKQQSIRIEASSGLSEDEIKRMKAEAEANADADKVAKEKIDKLNHADSLIFQTEKQLKEFGDKLPADKKAPIESALQNLKDAHKNQDIAGIDKATEELNKVFQAASEEMYKNGQQPQGNPNEQPHHEHQEQQAEGKQNKNAEVQDVDFEEVK; translated from the coding sequence ATGGGAAAAATTATTGGAATCGACTTAGGAACAACCAACTCATGTGTTTCTGTTATGGAAGGAAATGAGCCGGTAGTAATAGCAAATAGCGAAGGTAAACGCACAACACCTTCTATTGTTGCTTTTTTAGATAACGGTGAACGTAAAGTTGGCGACCCTGCAAAACGTCAGGCAGTAACTAACCCTACAAAGACTGTAGCGTCAATAAAAAGATTTATGGGTACTAAATTTGACGAATCAACTAAAGATATATCACATGTTACATATAGTGTTGTAAAAGGCGATAACAATTCACCAAAAGTAAAAATTGATAATCGTAATTACTCACCTCAGGAAATCTCTGCAATAGTTCTTCAGAAAATGAAAAAAACTGCAGAAGATTATTTAGGACAGGAAGTAACAGAAGCTGTTATTACAGTTCCTGCTTACTTTAATGACTCACAACGCCAAGCGACTAAAGAAGCTGGTGAAATTGCAGGCTTAACAGTAAAACGTATCATTAACGAACCAACAGCTGCTGCATTAGCATATGGATTAGATAAACGCGGAAAAGATATTAAAATAGCAGTATATGATCTTGGAGGTGGAACATTTGATATTTCAATTCTAGAAATGGGTGACGGTGTTTTTGAAGTAAAAAGCACAAACGGTGATACACACCTTGGTGGCGATGACTTTGACCAGACAGTAATTGACTGGTTGGCAGATGAATTTAAAAAAGATGAAGGCATTGATTTACGTAGAGATCCAATGGCTTTACAACGCTTAAAAGAAGCTGCAGAGAAAGCTAAAATTGAACTTTCAAGCTCAACACAAACAGAAATCAATCTACCTTACATTATGCCGGTTGACGGAGTTCCAAAGCATCTTGTAAAAACTCTTACCCGTGCTAAATTTGAACAGTTAATTGACAAATTAGTTCAGGCAACTATTGAACCTTGTAAAAAAGCAGTTGCAGACGCAGGAATAAGTGTTAAAGAAATTGATGAAATAATATTAGTAGGTGGCTCAACCAGAGTTCCGATAATTCAGAAAGTTGTTGAAGATTTCTTCGGAAAAACTCCATCAAAAGGTGTAAACCCTGACGAAGTAGTTGCTATTGGTGCAGCAATTCAAGGAGGTGTTCTTTCAGGAGAAGTAACCGATGTTCTTTTGTTAGATGTTACTCCTTTATCACTTGGAATTGAAACAATGGGTGGTGTAACAACACGCTTAATTGAATCGAACACTACAATTCCTACTAGAAAAGCTGAGACATTTACAACAGCAGCCGACAATCAATCATCAGTAGAAATTCACATCTTACAAGGTGAACGATCAATGGCACGCGATAACAAAACAATCGGACGTTTTCACTTAGACGGTATTCCACCTGCTATGCGCGGTACTCCACAGATTGAAGTAACATTTGATATTGATGCAAATGGTATTCTTAATGTTTCTGCAAAAGACAAAGCAACCGGAAAACAACAATCTATTCGTATCGAAGCTTCATCAGGATTATCAGAAGACGAGATTAAAAGAATGAAAGCTGAAGCTGAAGCTAATGCTGATGCAGACAAGGTAGCAAAAGAAAAAATAGACAAATTAAATCACGCAGACAGTTTAATTTTCCAAACCGAAAAACAATTAAAAGAATTTGGAGATAAACTTCCAGCTGATAAAAAAGCACCTATAGAAAGTGCATTACAGAATTTAAAAGATGCTCACAAGAATCAGGATATTGCAGGTATTGATAAAGCAACTGAAGAATTAAACAAAGTTTTCCAGGCAGCATCCGAGGAGATGTACAAAAACGGTCAACAACCACAAGGAAATCCTAATGAACAACCTCATCACGAACATCAGGAACAACAGGCAGAAGGCAAACAAAATAAAAATGCCGAAGTTCAGGATGTAGATTTTGAAGAAGTAAAATAA
- a CDS encoding CTP synthase, translated as MANTRYIFVTGGVTSSLGKGIISASLAKLLQAGGHNVTIQKLDPYLNIDPGTLNPYEHGECYVTNDGAETDLDLGHYERFLNIPTSQANNITTGRIYQNVINKERRGDFLGKTVQVIPHITDEIKRCVKLLGTKHKFDIVITEIGGTVGDIESLPYIEAVRQLKWEMPGRVLVIHLTLVPYLSATGELKTKPTQHSVKMLLEAGVQPDILVLRAEKRITNDIKKKVALFCNVDIDSVIESRDVSTIYEVPILMHEEKLDEIVLRKLKIQAKQKPQLKSWQDFLKKLKNPKKQVNIGLVGKYVELADAYKSIIESFIHAGSVNECKVNISLIHSETLTESVMLEKLSKLNGIVVAPGFGHRGIDGKILSVKYARENNIPFLGICLGMQCAVIEFARNVLGYTDAHSTEMSRTTEHPVIDLMEEQKNITEKGGTMRLGAYPCNLIKGTKAQKAYQKTSIQERHRHRYEFNNAYLQDFQKAGMIVSGINPDMNLVEIVEIPSHKWFVGVQFHPEYRSTVESPHPLFVEFIKAALSK; from the coding sequence ATGGCAAATACCAGATATATATTTGTAACAGGTGGAGTTACTTCATCACTTGGGAAAGGAATTATTTCTGCCTCTTTAGCCAAATTACTTCAGGCTGGTGGACATAATGTTACTATTCAGAAATTAGATCCTTATCTTAATATTGATCCGGGTACATTAAATCCTTATGAGCATGGTGAATGTTATGTTACAAATGACGGAGCTGAAACAGATCTTGACCTAGGTCATTATGAAAGATTTTTAAATATTCCTACTTCACAGGCTAATAATATAACAACTGGTAGAATATATCAGAATGTTATAAATAAAGAGCGTCGTGGCGATTTTTTGGGAAAAACCGTACAGGTAATTCCTCACATTACAGATGAAATTAAACGATGTGTAAAATTACTTGGTACCAAACATAAGTTTGATATTGTAATAACTGAAATAGGCGGAACTGTTGGTGATATTGAATCATTACCATATATTGAAGCAGTTCGTCAGTTAAAGTGGGAGATGCCGGGCAGAGTTCTTGTTATACATTTAACTCTTGTTCCTTATTTGTCTGCAACAGGCGAATTAAAAACCAAACCTACACAACATAGTGTAAAAATGCTATTAGAAGCCGGAGTACAGCCAGATATTTTAGTACTACGTGCCGAAAAGCGCATAACAAATGACATTAAAAAGAAGGTAGCATTATTTTGTAATGTTGATATTGATTCTGTAATTGAATCACGTGATGTTAGTACAATATACGAAGTGCCAATTTTAATGCACGAAGAAAAGCTCGACGAAATTGTATTAAGAAAACTTAAAATACAGGCAAAACAAAAACCACAATTAAAATCCTGGCAGGATTTTCTTAAGAAACTTAAAAACCCCAAGAAGCAAGTTAATATTGGATTAGTAGGAAAATATGTAGAACTAGCTGATGCCTATAAATCAATTATAGAATCGTTTATTCATGCTGGTTCTGTAAATGAGTGTAAGGTTAATATTAGTTTGATACATAGTGAAACTCTCACAGAATCTGTAATGCTTGAGAAGCTTTCTAAGTTAAATGGAATTGTTGTTGCTCCTGGTTTTGGTCATAGAGGGATAGATGGTAAAATATTGTCTGTAAAATATGCCCGCGAAAATAATATTCCATTTTTGGGAATTTGTCTTGGAATGCAATGTGCGGTAATTGAATTTGCAAGAAATGTACTTGGTTACACTGATGCTCACTCAACGGAAATGAGTCGTACAACAGAACATCCAGTAATTGATTTAATGGAAGAGCAAAAGAATATTACAGAGAAAGGTGGCACAATGCGTTTGGGTGCTTATCCTTGTAATTTAATTAAAGGTACAAAAGCTCAAAAGGCATATCAAAAAACTTCAATTCAGGAAAGACATCGTCATCGTTACGAATTTAATAACGCTTATTTACAGGATTTCCAAAAAGCAGGTATGATTGTATCCGGAATAAACCCTGATATGAATCTTGTAGAAATTGTGGAAATTCCTTCACACAAATGGTTTGTTGGTGTGCAGTTTCACCCAGAGTACAGAAGTACTGTTGAAAGCCCGCATCCGCTTTTTGTAGAATTTATAAAAGCAGCATTAAGTAAATAA